Below is a window of Lacrimispora xylanolytica DNA.
AGCATATGCCTGAAATTAAAATACATAAAACGAGTAAAATTAATTTCGCTTTCTTATATTTCATGATATCCCTCCTGTTACAAAATTTGGATAAAAAGGATACCATCTTCAGCCTATGTTATTATTCTACCGAAAGAAATACGTAAATACAAGCACTATTTCCAAATTAATTAAATATCATGATTCCGATGATAGCCACTACGGCACCGATCAGCTTTTTCCACTCAAATCCTACCTTTTCCACACCAAAGAGACCGAAAAGCTCAACGCCATAAGCCACGATGATCTGGGATACCACAATAACAAGGGCTGCTTTGGCAGGTCCTAAGGTACTCATGCTTCGAACGACCGTATAGGTGATGAACGCGCCGATGATACCTCCCACGAGCATGTATTTTGGATGCACATTAAGAAGGTCTGTAACATTCTCCCGGCCTGAAAAATACCATAACACCAGACAGGTCAAAAATGCAGTGAGCTGCACCCAGCCTGTAGACACCCACATGCTGGTCTGCTTGGTCACTCCTGTATTTAAGA
It encodes the following:
- a CDS encoding DMT family transporter, whose product is MTGFIIALISGALMSIQGVLNTGVTKQTSMWVSTGWVQLTAFLTCLVLWYFSGRENVTDLLNVHPKYMLVGGIIGAFITYTVVRSMSTLGPAKAALVIVVSQIIVAYGVELFGLFGVEKVGFEWKKLIGAVVAIIGIMIFN